A single genomic interval of Croceibacter atlanticus HTCC2559 harbors:
- a CDS encoding formimidoylglutamase, with the protein MSLEVLKPVSKNVLAHKTLLHEHTIGNAIKIHSQQEGLPSLANVNIAIFGVLDSRKTQDYLGQEFDFDEIRTSFYELFPGNWHLNIADLGDLEKGHSVEDTYAAVTAITKTLLKQNIIPIILGGGQDLVYAQYRAYDNEEYMVNLVNVDAHFDLGNADESMDNRSFMSKIVIDKPYNLFNYSNIGYQTYYNAQEEIDLIERLYFDAIRLGEATHDIKTVEPVMRDANIVSVDISSLNASSLGSHSHKYPNGFDGREICSITRYAGLSDKVSSFSICELQGKTQNETSAMLVAQMLWYFIEGVTFRRNEHTISAKKEFIKYQVPIDEEILVFYKSPLSERWWIEIPFFSDIDTKLNRSTLLPCNQQDYLEACNQNIPQRWWKARQKNEL; encoded by the coding sequence ATGAGTCTTGAGGTTCTAAAACCTGTAAGTAAAAATGTACTTGCTCACAAAACGTTGTTGCATGAACATACAATTGGTAACGCTATAAAAATCCATAGTCAACAAGAAGGACTACCTTCTCTTGCAAACGTAAACATTGCAATTTTTGGAGTTTTAGATAGCAGAAAAACTCAAGACTATTTAGGACAAGAATTTGATTTTGATGAAATTAGAACATCCTTCTATGAGCTATTTCCTGGAAATTGGCATCTAAATATTGCAGATTTAGGAGATTTAGAAAAAGGACACTCTGTAGAAGATACTTATGCAGCAGTAACTGCTATCACAAAAACACTTTTAAAGCAAAACATTATCCCAATAATTTTGGGTGGCGGCCAAGATTTGGTATATGCTCAATACCGTGCATATGACAATGAGGAGTATATGGTTAACCTAGTTAATGTAGACGCTCACTTTGATTTAGGAAACGCAGACGAGTCTATGGACAATCGCTCTTTCATGAGTAAGATAGTTATAGACAAGCCTTACAATCTCTTTAATTACTCAAACATAGGTTACCAAACCTATTATAACGCTCAAGAAGAAATAGATTTAATAGAACGCCTTTATTTTGACGCAATACGTCTTGGCGAAGCAACTCACGACATAAAAACAGTTGAACCTGTTATGAGAGATGCCAATATTGTTTCGGTTGATATTTCTTCATTAAATGCTTCGAGTTTAGGAAGCCATTCACACAAATACCCAAATGGATTTGATGGAAGGGAAATTTGCAGTATTACAAGATATGCTGGCTTAAGCGATAAAGTTAGCTCGTTTAGTATTTGTGAGTTACAGGGCAAGACACAAAATGAAACTTCAGCAATGCTGGTAGCACAAATGCTATGGTATTTTATTGAAGGTGTAACATTTAGAAGAAATGAACATACTATTTCAGCGAAAAAAGAGTTTATAAAATATCAAGTTCCTATTGACGAGGAGATCTTGGTTTTTTATAAAAGTCCGTTGTCTGAAAGATGGTGGATTGAAATTCCATTTTTTTCAGACATTGATACTAAATTGAATAGAAGCACGTTATTACCTTGCAATCAGCAAGATTATTTAGAGGCGTGCAACCAAAATATTCCACAAAGATGGTGGAAAGCTCGTCAAAAGAATGAATTGTAG